A region of Ferrimicrobium sp. DNA encodes the following proteins:
- a CDS encoding DUF3488 and transglutaminase-like domain-containing protein: MNRSLLLGLWATALLWPFVHSGGYADASVLALTPLLLELAENWRHWVLRLIHWGAVLYLQLCLAWGRWASIRYIAAALHQVTHKLATLPPSRWTHISAHLGTPVILIGCLLGWLLFRPCKNYASVLTLLVAGIVLIGLGHAVWDLPAEFPLAAYLIVGMIILISVHHSESGGTGVDIARRPVINTLAAVVVLVPLAIGFELPARPPVDLANLFPGRLSSFGTTSATTGYGNGVTVIDHSLVPSNAPVFVAHSEVPYYWQAATYNTFNGLGWSNKGRSSTFEQLAGGSDVPILSPYFEGNNVIQVSTTISDASSRPLTNLFYAGDPLKFSVTATVHARSGRIDVNGVRSYRLTALEPLENPASLRAQRRGSTPKDLAVDLEVPSNLSPKVKQLAQRVAQGLHGTYNIATAIKRYLDSHDRYSYQVGPTAHDIVNEFLFVDRQGYCDQFSTSFIMMMRSLGIPARWVVGYDPGTYVSSRGGYLIRQVDAHSWAEIWINGAGWVPFDPTPGFNFPSYSRSSATSGTKPTITTRTPATPTAAYTPPSSLNADAHLRKVSTPLGPRNVHHPASTNVGDDVLGALALLVLVSALVWGWRQHRTANDTVRQWIDLQRVSRRSFGASEWESDSPREWGRVWIRRFPSDSTLIWPLVRLFEQSFYSKKPLSAQEESEAKQLWRVLRGRARRLHRSNKVST, encoded by the coding sequence ATGAATCGATCACTTTTACTCGGCCTCTGGGCAACCGCGCTACTGTGGCCATTCGTTCACTCGGGAGGCTACGCCGATGCATCGGTGCTGGCCCTCACACCTCTCTTACTCGAGCTCGCTGAAAACTGGCGACATTGGGTACTGCGGCTGATCCACTGGGGCGCAGTCCTCTATCTCCAACTTTGCCTCGCCTGGGGACGTTGGGCATCGATACGCTACATAGCAGCAGCCCTGCATCAGGTAACCCACAAGCTCGCTACGCTTCCACCGAGCCGGTGGACCCACATCAGTGCGCACCTTGGGACACCCGTCATCTTGATCGGTTGTTTGCTGGGTTGGTTGCTCTTTCGACCCTGCAAAAACTATGCAAGTGTGTTGACACTGTTGGTGGCGGGTATCGTTCTGATCGGCCTCGGCCACGCTGTTTGGGACCTGCCGGCCGAGTTCCCCCTCGCCGCCTATCTCATCGTTGGCATGATCATCCTGATCAGCGTCCATCACTCTGAGTCCGGTGGAACCGGCGTCGATATCGCGCGTCGGCCAGTCATCAACACGCTCGCCGCTGTGGTCGTGCTCGTTCCCCTCGCCATCGGGTTCGAACTCCCTGCACGGCCACCGGTCGATCTGGCGAACCTATTTCCTGGTCGCCTGAGCTCCTTTGGCACCACTTCGGCTACGACCGGATACGGAAATGGCGTCACCGTGATCGACCACTCCCTTGTACCGAGCAATGCACCCGTCTTCGTGGCACACTCAGAGGTGCCCTACTATTGGCAGGCCGCCACCTACAACACCTTTAACGGGCTGGGGTGGTCCAACAAAGGCCGATCCTCCACCTTCGAGCAACTGGCAGGCGGTAGCGACGTGCCAATACTCAGCCCCTACTTTGAGGGCAACAATGTCATCCAGGTTAGTACCACAATCTCAGATGCCTCCTCGCGCCCGCTCACCAACCTCTTTTATGCCGGCGACCCACTAAAGTTTTCCGTGACCGCGACTGTCCACGCAAGATCGGGGCGCATCGATGTCAATGGGGTGCGAAGCTATCGATTGACCGCCTTGGAACCCCTCGAGAACCCCGCTAGCCTGCGAGCCCAACGCCGGGGATCGACGCCTAAAGACCTCGCCGTCGACCTCGAGGTACCTTCGAATCTTTCTCCGAAGGTAAAGCAGTTGGCCCAGCGTGTCGCTCAAGGACTCCATGGAACCTATAACATCGCAACGGCGATCAAACGCTACCTCGACTCACATGATCGTTACTCCTACCAGGTCGGTCCAACAGCCCACGACATCGTCAATGAGTTTCTGTTCGTGGACCGTCAAGGGTATTGTGATCAATTTTCCACATCTTTCATCATGATGATGCGATCGCTTGGAATTCCGGCGCGTTGGGTCGTCGGATACGATCCCGGCACCTACGTCAGCAGCCGCGGGGGCTACCTCATCCGTCAAGTCGATGCCCATTCGTGGGCCGAGATTTGGATCAACGGCGCAGGCTGGGTGCCATTTGATCCAACCCCAGGCTTCAACTTCCCCAGCTACTCTCGGTCTTCGGCGACCAGCGGCACCAAACCGACGATCACAACACGAACACCAGCGACTCCGACTGCCGCCTACACCCCGCCGTCCTCTCTCAACGCCGATGCCCATCTCCGCAAAGTCTCGACTCCCCTGGGTCCCCGGAACGTTCATCACCCCGCCTCAACAAACGTCGGCGACGACGTCCTTGGGGCCCTGGCCTTACTCGTGTTGGTAAGTGCCCTCGTTTGGGGGTGGAGACAACACCGCACTGCCAATGACACGGTGCGCCAATGGATCGACCTTCAACGCGTATCCCGTCGTAGTTTCGGTGCCTCCGAATGGGAATCGGACAGTCCCCGAGAATGGGGGCGGGTTTGGATCCGACGTTTTCCAAGCGATAGCACGTTGATCTGGCCATTGGTGCGGCTTTTTGAACAGTCGTTCTACTCGAAAAAGCCCTTATCCGCACAGGAGGAGTCCGAGGCAAAGCAGCTCTGGCGCGTTCTTCGAGGGCGGGCACGCCGCCTCCATCGCTCCAACAAGGTCTCGACGTAA
- a CDS encoding MoxR family ATPase, with protein MISDTLDQLDPQLGGIVDNLERKIIGKRPLMEFMVTAVLAEGHVLLDDVPGVGKTTAATMLARSLDLTYRRIQCTPDLLPTDITGVTIFHPGTRQFEFHPGPVFANLVIADEINRTSPRTQSALLEVMEEGQVTVDGVTHVLAPPFLVVATQNPIEYEGTFSLPESQLDRFLFKLSVGYPTVDEESSILAQSDDELSIDSVESVISRDDLLTRMKAVREVHVSDTLRSYIAKLADATRTSPLLELGMSPRASLALYRASQAWALLHARQYVVPDDVVALAPFVIKHRLILSRTAGNPSTHLMDDVFTTILRSVPIPPLAK; from the coding sequence ATGATCTCAGACACTTTGGATCAACTTGATCCTCAACTCGGCGGGATCGTCGACAATCTGGAGCGCAAAATCATCGGCAAGCGCCCGCTGATGGAGTTCATGGTCACCGCAGTGCTGGCCGAGGGTCACGTCCTCCTAGATGACGTACCAGGGGTCGGCAAGACAACGGCGGCTACCATGCTGGCGAGAAGTCTTGATCTCACCTATCGCCGCATCCAGTGCACACCGGACCTACTGCCAACCGACATCACCGGCGTCACGATCTTTCATCCTGGCACCCGCCAGTTCGAGTTTCACCCTGGTCCAGTCTTTGCAAACCTGGTCATTGCGGACGAGATCAATCGCACCTCGCCCAGAACCCAGAGCGCACTTTTGGAGGTCATGGAGGAGGGCCAGGTAACAGTCGATGGGGTCACCCACGTCCTGGCGCCGCCCTTCTTGGTCGTTGCCACCCAAAATCCAATCGAATACGAAGGGACGTTCTCGTTACCCGAGAGCCAGCTTGACAGGTTCCTCTTTAAGCTCTCAGTCGGCTATCCAACCGTCGACGAAGAGTCATCCATCCTCGCCCAATCCGACGATGAACTCTCCATCGACTCCGTGGAATCAGTCATCAGCCGCGACGATCTGTTGACTCGTATGAAAGCCGTACGCGAGGTGCATGTTTCCGATACGCTACGCAGCTACATCGCCAAACTCGCGGATGCGACTCGGACTTCCCCGCTGCTTGAGTTGGGAATGAGCCCACGCGCATCGTTAGCACTCTACCGAGCCTCGCAAGCCTGGGCGTTGTTGCATGCCCGTCAGTATGTTGTGCCAGACGATGTGGTAGCACTTGCCCCATTCGTGATCAAACACCGGCTCATCCTGTCGCGCACCGCAGGCAACCCCAGCACCCATCTCATGGATGATGTTTTTACCACTATCCTGCGAAGCGTGCCGATACCCCCTCTCGCCAAATAA
- a CDS encoding DUF58 domain-containing protein — translation MSIRFRGVVVLAGTLVSLLVALAAGGALAWHLFGFLAVILVIVGYSQLGPLSAVVVTRQLAPGPYYAGSWLDVSLTVSGTRWPWLHLTMVDSIKSSNNESEHRFVLTTVGRTRQNLQYRLTDLQRGPLEFGQITVATSDFFGFFERSITLEDELIHLRVWPRVQALSKSELNNYLWHGDQLNSSRTRAELTHLQGIREYVPGDRLSHVHWKTTAHTGDFKVKYFEPENKAEFIVLLDASHHFTANDWELAVSIAASLVLRASRSQLLLRVVALDQPIHQAPPAVGPETLNMAMDFLSDLGHRTSGTADAIEPTRFGQHMLVIITQERREAWRGLADSIVVVGSGGTTSLGDWRASIARTPMRASVVR, via the coding sequence ATGAGCATTCGGTTCCGGGGGGTAGTGGTTCTTGCGGGTACCCTCGTGTCGCTCTTGGTTGCACTTGCAGCCGGCGGCGCACTCGCTTGGCATTTGTTTGGCTTTCTTGCAGTTATCCTCGTCATCGTCGGCTACAGCCAGCTAGGGCCCCTCTCGGCGGTTGTCGTGACTCGACAACTAGCGCCTGGCCCTTACTACGCAGGCAGTTGGCTAGACGTCTCCCTCACCGTGTCGGGGACACGCTGGCCCTGGCTGCATCTGACAATGGTCGATTCCATCAAATCCTCCAACAACGAGTCAGAGCATCGATTCGTCCTCACCACAGTGGGGCGCACACGTCAGAATCTTCAGTATCGGCTCACCGACCTGCAACGCGGCCCATTGGAATTTGGACAGATAACGGTAGCGACAAGCGACTTCTTCGGCTTCTTCGAGCGATCGATCACGCTTGAGGATGAGTTGATTCACCTAAGAGTCTGGCCTAGAGTGCAGGCGCTGAGCAAAAGCGAGCTCAACAACTATCTTTGGCATGGCGACCAGCTCAACTCGAGTCGCACGCGCGCAGAACTCACCCATCTCCAAGGCATTCGTGAATACGTACCAGGCGATCGCCTCTCCCACGTGCACTGGAAGACGACAGCACACACTGGTGACTTCAAGGTCAAGTATTTCGAGCCAGAGAACAAGGCGGAGTTCATCGTCTTGTTGGATGCCTCGCATCATTTCACAGCAAACGACTGGGAACTAGCCGTTTCAATCGCGGCCTCGCTTGTGCTTCGGGCAAGTCGTTCACAACTCCTGTTGCGTGTTGTGGCACTCGACCAACCCATCCATCAGGCCCCACCAGCCGTCGGCCCTGAGACACTGAACATGGCGATGGATTTCTTGAGCGATCTGGGCCACCGCACTAGCGGCACGGCCGATGCAATTGAACCAACTCGCTTTGGCCAACACATGTTGGTCATCATTACCCAAGAGCGACGAGAGGCCTGGAGAGGACTAGCTGACTCAATTGTCGTCGTCGGGAGCGGCGGTACCACCAGTCTGGGTGACTGGCGAGCTAGCATCGCGCGAACCCCGATGCGTGCGAGCGTTGTGCGATGA
- the katG gene encoding catalase/peroxidase HPI — MSIQQPHEEEGTCPVLHSPTALGSRSIRDWWPDQLNLRILAQHAAPKDPFDDGFNYARALQSLDVEQLRRDIDAVMRDSKEWWPADYGHYGPLFIRMAWHDAGTYRIADGRGGAGNGDQRFAPINSWPDNVSLDKARRLLWPVKQKYGRNLSWADLIVFAGNCALESMGFKTFGFGFGREDIWGPEEDAYWGPEDTWLGDERYSGDRELANPLGAVQMGLIYVNPEGPNGNPDPLAAARDIRETFARMAMNDVETVALIAGGHTFGKTHGAVPDPERYIGPEPEGAPLEQQGLGWKNLYGTGKGGDAWTSGLEGAWTNDPIRWDNGFFENLFSFDWELTTSPSGAKQWIPKGGAARDAVPDAHDPSRRHAPVMLTTDIALKEDPIYAPIARRFYEHPEELSQEFAKAWFKLIHRDMGPITRYVGPLVPSEPQIWQDPVPKVDHKLVDEVAIATVKRMVSESELSIAQLVRTAWASAVTFRGTDMRGGANGARIRLEPQRSWEVNNPAELARVLEVLERLRREFNASTSDGTRISLADMIVLGGCAGVEQAARNAGHQISVPFRPGRTDALVEQTDAASFAVLEPTADGFRNYRRAAEKLPAEHLLVERADLLTLTAAEMTVLVGGMRVIGANYQDSTHGVLTARPGNLTNDFFVNLLDMGTEWRPAVDDDQVFEGFDRASGQRRWTATSVDLVFGANSQLRALGEVYAYDDAQARFVHDFVTAWDKVMNLDRFDLD; from the coding sequence ATGTCCATACAACAACCTCATGAAGAAGAAGGTACATGCCCGGTGTTGCACAGCCCGACGGCGCTCGGGAGTAGGTCAATTCGAGACTGGTGGCCCGATCAACTCAATCTTCGGATACTTGCACAGCACGCGGCGCCAAAGGACCCATTCGATGATGGGTTTAACTACGCACGGGCGCTGCAGAGTCTCGACGTTGAGCAATTGCGCCGCGATATCGATGCGGTGATGCGTGATTCAAAGGAGTGGTGGCCGGCTGACTATGGTCATTACGGTCCCCTCTTCATTCGCATGGCATGGCACGACGCCGGCACCTACCGGATCGCTGATGGTCGTGGTGGAGCTGGTAACGGTGATCAGCGTTTTGCTCCGATCAATAGCTGGCCAGACAATGTCAGCCTTGACAAGGCGCGCCGACTCCTGTGGCCAGTGAAGCAAAAGTACGGCCGTAACCTCTCGTGGGCAGATTTGATCGTCTTTGCTGGAAACTGTGCGTTAGAGTCGATGGGGTTTAAGACCTTCGGTTTCGGCTTTGGCCGTGAGGACATCTGGGGTCCTGAAGAGGACGCCTATTGGGGTCCAGAGGATACTTGGCTTGGCGATGAACGCTACAGCGGAGACCGAGAGTTGGCCAATCCTCTCGGCGCTGTGCAGATGGGACTCATTTACGTCAACCCGGAGGGGCCAAACGGCAACCCTGACCCCTTGGCTGCGGCTCGAGATATCAGGGAGACGTTTGCCAGGATGGCGATGAACGATGTTGAGACCGTCGCATTGATAGCTGGTGGTCATACCTTTGGGAAGACGCATGGCGCTGTTCCTGATCCAGAGCGCTATATCGGGCCCGAACCTGAGGGTGCACCACTTGAGCAACAGGGGCTTGGATGGAAGAATCTGTATGGGACCGGCAAAGGAGGCGATGCCTGGACCAGCGGGCTCGAGGGTGCGTGGACCAATGATCCGATCCGCTGGGACAACGGATTCTTTGAGAACCTGTTCAGTTTCGACTGGGAGCTCACCACAAGCCCCTCCGGAGCCAAACAGTGGATACCCAAAGGCGGCGCTGCTCGCGACGCCGTTCCTGATGCTCACGATCCGTCAAGGCGCCATGCACCGGTCATGTTAACGACGGATATTGCCTTGAAAGAGGACCCGATCTACGCTCCGATCGCTCGTCGTTTCTACGAGCACCCCGAGGAGTTGAGTCAAGAGTTCGCCAAGGCTTGGTTCAAACTGATCCATCGTGACATGGGTCCGATCACCCGCTATGTGGGGCCACTGGTACCGTCCGAGCCCCAGATATGGCAAGACCCGGTGCCCAAAGTCGATCACAAACTGGTCGACGAGGTGGCGATTGCCACCGTCAAGCGTATGGTGTCAGAGTCCGAGCTATCGATCGCACAACTGGTGCGGACGGCTTGGGCGTCGGCCGTGACCTTCCGCGGCACCGATATGCGAGGCGGCGCCAACGGAGCACGGATCAGGTTGGAGCCCCAGCGCAGCTGGGAGGTCAACAATCCAGCGGAGTTGGCCAGGGTGCTTGAGGTCTTGGAGCGGTTGCGCCGTGAGTTCAACGCCTCGACCTCGGATGGCACACGAATCTCGTTGGCCGACATGATCGTCCTGGGCGGATGCGCGGGGGTTGAGCAGGCAGCTCGCAACGCCGGTCATCAAATCTCCGTTCCGTTCCGTCCTGGACGCACAGACGCTCTCGTCGAGCAGACCGATGCTGCCTCCTTTGCCGTCTTGGAGCCAACCGCGGATGGATTCCGTAACTATCGCCGAGCGGCCGAAAAGCTCCCGGCCGAACATTTGCTCGTCGAGCGGGCCGATCTCCTGACGCTTACGGCGGCCGAGATGACGGTGCTCGTTGGTGGTATGCGAGTCATCGGTGCCAACTATCAGGACTCGACACATGGAGTATTGACGGCGAGACCGGGAAACCTCACCAACGACTTCTTCGTCAATCTGCTCGATATGGGCACTGAGTGGCGGCCTGCTGTGGATGATGACCAGGTGTTCGAGGGCTTTGATCGTGCCTCAGGCCAGCGCCGCTGGACAGCGACATCGGTCGATCTCGTGTTTGGTGCCAACTCGCAACTCCGAGCACTCGGGGAGGTCTACGCTTACGACGATGCCCAAGCACGATTCGTTCACGACTTCGTCACAGCGTGGGACAAGGTCATGAACCTGGATCGATTCGATCTTGATTGA